TGCTCAAGGCACTTGAGGAAGTGGCGATGGCACCCAACGCGATGATGGCCGCCGAAATGGCTGTGATCCGCCTGACCCATGTGGCGGACCTGCCCACACCCGACGACCTGGTGCGCAAGCTGCAAGACACAACTCCGCCCCCGTCCGGTGGCGGCGGCCGCCCCGCGCCAAGCGCCGGGCAATCCACCGAGGCGCGCAGCCAGACGCCGGCACCCACCCACTCCGGCCCATCCGGCCCCTCTGCCCATAGCGCCCAAACCGCAGTTGCCATCGCCACCGATGACAGCCTCGCGCGGTTTGCGACGTTTGAAAGTGTGGTTGCCCTGATCCGCAGACACCGCGACGCGAAACTGCTGGTCGACGTCGAAAGCGGCGTCAAACTTGTCAGCTATGCGCCCGGGCGGATCGAATTTGAACAGGCGCCCGATGCCGCCCCCGATCTGGCCCAGCGCCTTGGCGCGCGCTTGCAGGCCTTTACGGGCAATCGCTGGGCCGTCAGCGTGACCGGCAGTGGCGGCGCACCCACCATCGCCGAACTGCGCGACAAGGCCGATGTCGACCTGCGTGAAAAGGCCGAAAAGCACCCGCTGGTGCAGGCCGTCCTGATGCAGTTCCCGACCGCGCAGATTACCGAAATCCGCTCACCAAAGGAGCTTGAGACCGAAGCCGCCGAGGACGCCCTCCCCGAGGTCGACGAGGAATGGGATCCCTTCGAGGACAGCTAGCGCCCCTTGTCGCGCGCCCGGACAGACCGTATCTCATTACAAACGCACATTTTCAGGAGACGAGCAGATGTTCAAAGGTTTAGGCCAAATGGGCGACATGGCCAAAATGATGAAAAAAGCGCAGGAAATGCAGGGCAAGATGGCCGAACTGCAGGAAGAAATGCACAACATCCTGGTCACAGGCGAAAGCGGCGCAGGGTTGGTCAAGGCCACAGCCAGCGCCAAGGGCGAACTCAAGGCGCTCGATATCGACCCGTCGATCTTCAAGGCGGATGACAAGGAAGTCGTCGAAGACCTGATCCTGGCGGCAATCAAGGATGCGCAGCAAAAGGCATCAGACCGCGCACAGTCAGAAATGGCGAAATTGACCGAAGGCATGGGCCTGCCCGCCGACATGAAACTTCCGTTCTAGCTTGAACGCAAGTCCTTCAAATTGGTGTGGTGCAGGGAAAGGCAACCCCTTTGACGGGCCGCGCCAAGACGTTATGAAGCGGTGACATACCCATGACCCAAGGCACCCAAGACATCGACGACCTGATCGCCTTGATGGCGAAACTGCCCGGGCTTGGGCCGCGTTCGGCGCGGCGCGCGGTGCTGCACCTGATCAAGAAACGCGGGCGGCTTCTGACGCCCCTTGCCGAATCCATGCAAAAAGTCGGCGCCACGGCACGCGAATGCCTGAACTGCGGCAATATCGGCACCGGCGATATCTGCAATATCTGCACAAGCGAAAAACGTGCAACAGGGCAGATTTGCGTGGTCGAAGATGTCGCCGACCTTTGGGCGATGGAACGGGCGGCTGTGTTCAAAGGCCGCTATCACGTGCTGGGCGGCACACTGTCGGCCCTTGATGATATCGGCCCCGAAGAGTTGCGCATCCCAAAACTGCGCGACAGGATCGCCAGCGAAAACATCACCGAGGTGATCCTTGCACTTGGGGCGACCATCGACGGGCAAACCACCGCCCATTACATCGCTGATAACCTGCCAGGCGTCTCCGTGACATCACTCGCGCAGGGCGTGCCGGTTGGCGGCGAACTCGACTACCTCGACGAGGGCACGATCACCGCCGCCCTGAACGCACGCAAGGCACTTTAGCCCGCGACCCCGTCGCACGGCAGGTCCGGTATCTCGGGAATCACGGCCCAGCCCATTTCGTCACCGCGATCCAGATCAACAAAGGTCCAGCCGTCGACCGGAATGAACCGATATTGAATATCGTCACCTGCGCGCAGCACACCGCTGACCGGCGCGTCCTGGTGGCGCCCGGTGTGAAGCGCGATCTCGGGGCCACGATAGCCGATACAGGACCTCTCGAAACCAATGGCCACGGGCAGATCAATCATCCGCATCCTCGCCGCAATATTTGGGATGCGCAGGCTTGTGCGCGTGGTGTCCATAGCACAGGCCCACTTGGCTTCCATCTCGCGCACCTGAGCGACGATCCCAGCTTCTGAGGGATCAGGCTCCGCCCCCGTCACCGTGCAGTCGGAGTTATCAAAAATCGCCTGGCCTAGCGGGGATTGAAAACAGTTTCCGGCGTGATCAAACACGAGATTGCGGGTGAACCACAGCTCGTCGCAAATTTCGACAGCCTGCACCGCGCCACCCCAGATCACCAAGAAAATGACAGCAGAAACGCGCCTGACCACCCCTTCTTCTGTTCAAAACCACTCCCGCCGGAGGCGCCGACCCTACCACATGTCTGCCGCCCGATCACTTGGGCACAACCGCGCAGCGCACCAATCAACAAAAACGACAAAGCCCCGCGGCCATCGGCTGCGGGGCTTTTCAATCTGGTCGGACCAACAATGTGGCGCGATTACTGTGCAGTCAGTTTGAACCCCAACGCCTGATCCCAGTGCACAAAGGTCCCTGTGCAAATGAATCCATTCTTGGAGTAGCTGCGCATGCCATGCCGGAATTCGTTGAACGCGTTGTTATAGTCTTCCCGCTCGCGGAACTGGGGCATGATCCGATTCAGCAAAACGAACACAGATTTGCGGCTGATCCGGCAGAATTCGTCGATCAGGACCATCCAGTCCTTGGGATGGCAGTAGTGTTCGATCGCCTGAAAGCACATGACCATGTCATAGCTTTTGTCCGCAAACGGATAGGGCGCGTGCCCGGCATCAAAGACGGTCATCGGCAAGTCAATGCTTTCGACAACGTGGCGATAGGGCCAATCCGGTTTTTCGGGGTCAATTGCGTTGCCACGATCATCATATTCGCGTTCAAAGTCGGGATCATTCAGCGCCCGAAACTGGGACATCGCCGCGCCGTCCTTGGACCAGGCCATATTTGCATAATCGGTGCCCATCACGTTGTGGCCGTAGTGGCGCAGGATTTCCAGCATGGCACCGTGGGCCGTTGAAAGTTCAAGCACATCTTGCGGCTGCGAGATCAGCAATTCGGGCATATAAAGCTGAATGCGGTTCCAGCACCGTTCGATATTGCGCCCGCGTTTGGCGTATTTTTGCTGCATCGTCGCGCTGCGGCGCTGCCCTTCGGTGTCAAGCGGGTAGTCCGCCATCAGTTCAGCGGGCGGGGTCTCACCGAACAGGTCGATCGTATCGGCCTTGATCCGTTCCTGTTTGATTAATTTGCGGACCGCGGGGTCCTTGAAGGTTCTCACGTCATGCAACACTGCTCTGCTCCTCAATCGCGATCATTCCGACTTCTCAGGAACGAGAAAAGTCCATCCATGTGGCGCGAAAATGGCTGCGATTTGATTAATTACGGCAGAACTAGATTGTTTCTATGATCGCTACAAAAAACCCCAGCACTAGGCTGGGGTTTCTGTATCGCAAACAACGCGGCAGTCTTATGCGTCGTCGTCATCGTCGTCATCATCGGGCAGGTTAAAGAACGTGTCTTTATCTGGTACGGATGTATCTTCTACATCTTCATCCACGTCCGTAGACAATGTGAACGTCTCAAGCCCCGCAATCGCGCTTGGCATCTTCGGTTCGTCTGGCATCCCAAGGCTCTGCTCGGTGCTGACCAGCTTGCGGCGCTCGTCGTCAGACATCACGCCGCCCTCTTTTGCCTTCTTGGCGTTGGCCTTTTGCACAGCCGCGTCCAGTTCGGACTGCTTGCAAAGGCCCAGCGCAACCGGATCAATCGGGTCGATGTTGTTGATGTTCCAGTGGGTGCGTTCGCGGATCGCCTGAATGGTCGGCTTGGTCGTGCCCACCAGTTTTGAGACCTGCGCATCGGACAATTCAGGGTGAAACTTCACCAGCCAATAGATCGAGGCAGGGCGATCCTGACGCTTGGACAGTGGCGTATAGCGCGGGCCACGGCGCTTTTCCTCACCATCGGCGGCGGGGTTGTGCACCAGCTTGAGCTTGTGCAGCGGATCAGCCTCGGCCTTGTCGATTTCGTCTTGCGTCAGTTGCTTGTTAGCAATCGGGTCAAACCCTTTGACGCCCATTGCCACATCGCCATCGGCAATGCCCTGCACTTCCAATTCGTGAAAGCCACAAAAATCGGCGATCTGTTTGAAAGTCAGCGTGGTGTTGTCGCAGAGCCAAACAGCGGTGGCTTTCGCCATGATCGGTTTATCAGACATCTCGGTCTCCTATACACATGCCTTCCCCGCGCCCTTAATCGGGCAGACCGCTTGGGCCGGGTTCTCATTGTCGGGGAACTTGCGTGCTATATAGTCGCGCTGACCCAAAGTGAAAAGATCAAAATGTTACGCTTTCTTTTACCGCTGCTGTTATCCGCCACCCTTGCCCGCGCCGAAGGCACAGCCGGCGAATTTGACTATTACGTCATGTCCCTGTCGTGGTCGCCCAACTGGTGCGCCTTGGAAGGGGATGCGCGCAATTCACCACAATGCGAGGACGGGGCCGATTTTGGCTGGGTGCTGCACGGGCTCTGGCCGCAATATGAACGCGGCTGGCCCGATTATTGCCCGACCGTGCGGCGCAACCCGTCACGGGCCGATACGGCGGCGCAGGCATCGCTATTTGGATCAAGCGGATCGGCATGGTATCAATGGAACAAGCATGGCCGTTGTTCGGGGCTGTCAGCCGACGATTACTACGCCCTCGCCCGCATCGCGTATGACCGGATCACCCGCCCCGCCGTTTTGCGCGACCTTGACCGTGCAGTGACCCTGCCTGCCGCGCTGATCGAACAGGCCTTCTTGCGCGATAATCCGCAGCTGACCGCCGACATGATCACGATCACCTGTCGGTCTGGGCGAATCCAAGAGGTCCGCATCTGCCTGACCCGCGATCTGGACCCGCGCACCTGTGGGGCTGATGTAATCCGCGATTGCACGCTCGACGACGCTCTGTTTGATCCGCTGCGTTAAAAGAACGGCTGCCGGGCGGACAAAGCCGCCATTTCGTACATCGCGCCGGACGGCGGCTTTGCGCGCGTGGTCACGTGTTGGAGATCCTCTCAGGCCTTATTCGTGACTCTTTGCGACCAAGAACGGTAAACGCAGTTTCTTACTGCATTTCGAACAATTCTTGGAGCATGTGGAGGCCGATTACCTCAGCGTGCTGCACCTTTTGGCCCAGTCCGTCTGATGTATTCGAGAAACTTTTGCACCTTCTCCGTCCTGTGAAGGTCCACGTGGGTCACGACCCAGATCGGGGCCGACCAGTCTTGCGATGGCGGAGATATTTCCACGAGGTTCGGATCGCCAGACGCGTCATGCTCGGCAAGAAAACCGACGCCAATACCATCTCTGATGGCAGCATTTACGACCTGTTGGTCAGTCGTTTTGAGCGCGATATTTTCGGCCCCGACATGCTCCAGTACCCACCCGGCAAAAGGCAACCGGGATGGCTGTTCGCAGGAACCGACAAAACCGTGCCGCGTCAGTTCGTCCAAGGTGGGGTGCCCATGCCGACCGATGTAGCCGCGGCTGGCGTAAAGGCCGAAACGAATGTGCCTGAAGAGAGTGACGACATAGTCAGGGGTGTCGGGCTTTGGCCCGGCGCGAAACGCGACATGGGCCTCGCCATGTTCCAGTCGGGCAAGGTCGGCGATGGCCGCGTATTCCAGCTTGGTTTGCGGATGCGCCGAATGAAAATCGCGCAACGCCGATGTGACAAGTGGCGCGATGCCGGACAGCGCGGTCACGATAAGATTACCCGATAACGTCGCCGAACGCCCGCGGTTGCGCCCAGCCAGATCGGTAAACATTTCATCGGCGCGACCGGCAACTTCCAACATTTCCTGGCCGCTCTCTGTCAAGGTATAGCCCCGCGCGTGCCGTTGAAAAAGCTTCGTCTGGAACTCTGTCTCCAGCGTGTCGATGTGACGATTGACGGTCGCGCGATGCACGCCGAGGGCATCTGCCGCGGCACTGACGGTCCCGTGCCGGGCAAGCATGAGCGCGGTTCTGAGTTCAGTCCAATGCTGCATCCCTTATGACTATCAGGCTTAGGATGTCGCATCAACGCGCATAAGGTGCGTTTTTTGATGTCTGGTGCGCGATTTGATTTGCTGAGATTTATTTGGTCAAACAGCAAGACATGAACATTGAGAGGACAAACCATGAAATATGTTTCGATCGGCCTTCGCGCCCTTTTGACACTCGCATTCGTTGCCGCCGGCGGAGCCAAGCTCGTCGGCGTCGAGATGATGGTCGCGACCTATGACACGATCGGCCTGGGCCAATGGTTCCGGTACCTGACGGGTATCGTGGAAATCGTCGGCGCCGTGTTGCTTTGGATGCCAAACCGCCAAGTCTTAGGGGCGGCGTTGCTTGGGGCCACAATGGTCGGCGCGGTACTGGCCCATTGGTTCGTCGTTGGACCCTCGGCCCTCCCGGCCACCGTTCTTGGTCTGCTATCGGCTGCGGTTCTATTCATCTACCGGGCCCAAATTCCGGCCTACGTTGGTCGCGCCTGACCGATTGCATTCAGATCACGAAGCCCCAATCAGGGTCAGATAGAAAGGATCAAACCGATGAAGATACTGGCTTTCGCGGCCACAAACAGCCGCAAGTCCATCAACCGCACGCTGGTCGAACACGCCGCCGATCAACTGAAGTCCGATATGTTGCCGGGCGCCGAGATCGAGTTTCTGGACCTCAACGATTTTGAGATGCCTCTTTATTCGATCGACCGTGAGACCGAGGGCGGCATTCCGTCCGAGGCGCAGGCTTTCTTTGACAAGGTCGGTAGGGCGGACGCGGTGCTGGTATCCTTTGCCGAGCATAACGGCTCTATCACGGCTGCATGGAAGAACATCTTTGACTGGATGAGCCGGATCGAAATGAAGCTATGGCAGGGCAAGCCGGTGGTGATGCTGGCCGCGACGCCAGGCCCGCGCGCGGGCGCTGGCGTGCTTGGTGGTCAAGAGATGATAGCGCCGTTCTTTGGCGCGGACGTTCGGGGCAAACTTGGCATCGGAAAATGGGCCGAGGCCTGGGATGGCGAGACCCGCACGTTGAACCGCCCGGAAGACAAAGAGGCGCTGCGCAACGCGCTTGACGGCCTCGTCCTGGAAACCGTTTAAGAGGAGGCCCCGATATGGCGATTGATCGCAAACGGCTCGCCATTGTTGGCGGCGGTTATCTTGGGTCAGATTTGGCCAAATCACTGGAGCGGGACATGGATGTCACGCTGATCGAGCGGGCCAGCCATTTTACCCACGCCCCCGCCATGATCCGCGCGATGGTTGACCCGGCGCTGCTGGATCAGGCGCTGATCCCCTATGACGATTTGCTGTCGCGCGGCCGTGTGGTGCAGGGCGAAGCGGCCTCGGTGGACGGCGGTGGTGTCACGTTGACGGATGGGCAGCGAGTAGACGCCGATTATGTCGTTATGGCCACCGGATCGGCTAACCTCGCGCCATTCCGGACGGCCTCGGGCAACATAGCAGAACTGCGCGCCAACAACGACCGCTGGCACAATGCGCTGACGGCTGCCAAAACCGTGCTAATCATCGGCGCGGGCGCGGTCGGCACCGAACTGGCGGGTGAGATCGCCCATGCGCACCCAGACAAGACGGTCACGCTCGTGTCCAGCGATACGACGCTATTCCCGCAAACGCCCGGAAAACTGGGCAAGTCACTTTACCGCAAGCTGATGCGGATGGATGTGGAAGTAATCCTTGGCGCGCGGGCCGATACCTTGCCAGGGCGTGATGCACCGGAGGGCGGCCGCGTGACGCTTTCGACCGGGCAGACCATCGAGGCTGACCTCGTGATCCCCGCCGTCGGGTCCAGTGCGCTTGCCGGGCTTGCCGAAACCCTGCCGGGGGCCGAGCTGGACGTGGTGCACCGAGTGAAAGTGGACGAATGGCTGCGCCCGTCGGACCTGCCCAACGTCTTTGCCGCCGGAGATATGGCAGCCACCGGCGACGGCATGACCATCGTTGGGATTTCACGCCAGAAACCGTGGCTGGAAAAGACGCTCAAGGCGCTTTCGTCCGGCAAACGTATCGAGGAGGTCAAGCCTTACGCGCCTTGGGGTGAAAAAGCCCCGATCCTTGTCCCGCTGGGGCCGCGTCGCGGCAGCGCCTTCCTGATGGCCTTCACCGGCGGCGATTGGATAACCCGCATGATGAAGGGCCGCGACCTATTCCTTGCGAAATACCGCAAGCTGCTCGGTCAGGCCTGACCTGGCACCTCTCTGACGCGCATTGGAGTTTTCGAAAATGACACAAGCAAAATCTACCGCTCTGAAGATCGCCACCGTCCTTTGGGTGATCTGGGGCCTGGTTCACGCCTTCGCCGGTATCATAGTGCTGACTTCCGACGCCTCGTCCGGCTTTGCCGCCATCGCCGACGCTATCGACGCCGAGGCGCTGAAGGCCGAGTATCACGCCGCCGTCGGGGGCATCCTGAACCAGCACGGATGGAACCTCTTGTGGTTTGGCGTCGCGACGATCATTGGCGGGTTGCTGATCTGGCGCGGCAACATGACGGCGATCTGGGTGACCGGCATGGTCGGCGGTCTGGCCGACCTTGGCTACCTGCTGTTCGTGGACTTCCCCGGATACGTCAATTTCTTCCCCGGCACCTTGATGACCTTTATCTCCGGCTCGGCCGTCTTGCTCAGCTTCTGGGTCTGGTTGTCAAACCGCAACGCCTGAACTGTCCTCAGCCCCAACGAAAGGCCAAAGCCATGACCGACCTCGCGAAAATCATCCCGGCCCAAGACGGTCCGTTGATCGTCGAAAACCCGCCCAACCTGAAGGGCTCTGTTGAGGCGGACCTGACCGGCAAGCCCAAGGTCGCGCTGTGTCGTTGCGGCGCGTCCGCCAACAAGCCGTTCTGCGACGGAACCCATACAAAGGTCGGGTTCACCAGCGCGCCGGATCGCAGCCGCCTGCGCAACACGCCGGTGAATTACACCGGCCAAGTGAACGGCGTAGAAGTCACGGTCAGCTACACACCCGTTCTTTGCACCCACGCCGCGCAATGCCAGGCCCGTGCCGTGGCCGTGTTCAACCCAAAGCAAAAGCCGTGGATCCAGCCCGAAAACGGCACGCTTGACGCGATTATAGATGTGATGGCGGCCTGTCCCTCGGGCGCACTGCGCGTCTCGGTCGGGGATCAGCCCGCCCAACATATGACAACCGGGGATGTCGGCATCGCCGTTGAAAAGAACGGCCCCTATCACGTCACGAACGTGGCGCTCGAGGCCGAGTTCAACGGCGCGGGCGCATCGCGGGCCAAATACTCGCTCTGCCGCTGCGGGTTGTCGAAGAACAAACCGTTCTGCGACGGGTCCCACCATGATGCGAAATGGTCCGATGACAGCGCAAAACCCGACTGACGAAGCGGCCTTTGGCGTCGTGTGCGGGTCGATCACCGCCGTGGTCTTTCAGATGGCCATTCATCACCCGAGCGAGGCGCCCGGATCGCGTTGCGTTTGGGTAGAAACATCCCAGGAACTATGGTCGGGGCTGGAATAACCGGGGGCCTCGGGCTGGCCATCAGCCTCGTGAAATATGCAGCCCGTTAAAGACGGGTCACCATCTGAAAGGGCATGACATGATACGCTTGTTTCAAATCATATTGGTCAGATCAAATGCTGTCCCCTTGCTGACCGGCCGTCTGGCGACTTTCGCCGGCGCGGCGCACTTTGTGCCCGCCGAATAGATCGCCACGGATTTCGACGCGCAAATCCGTATTTATGGTATCTGGTTTAAAGGGGTATTTTGGCTAAGCCTCTGGATGGCCTTCAACATCAAGACGTTTGGCCCAGTCTTACAGATCGTATTTTCAGTCATGGCGATTGCGGGCGTTCTGCGCATTTACACGATTGTCACTGCGGGCGAGTTCCCGACAACCACTCTTGTCGGCGCAGTCGTGGAGATTGCGACGCAGCTTTTCATCCCGTGGCATCGGTATGTTTTGAAGCAAGAACTCCCTGAACAGAAAGCCGGCGGGGTGCTGATGCTGCAGGGCGACACACCCAAACAGATCGAATACTGAACCGACGGCCCGCCTGTGTCAGCGTTTCTTTACACCCGTGACATGCTGGCCGATCGGTTTGCCGATTGAGATATCCTTCGCCTTGAAGACTACGGCGCTGACCTGCACGAAGGCCCGGGCCATTCCGGCAAATCGGCACTCATTGACCTGATCGCAAGTCGGCCTCAGCTATAGGTTGGTGTCGGACCGCGTTGAGGTCTCAGCTTTGGCGGCGTGCCTATCGAGGTATCGAAAAGCTGGATAAGCATCCCCCTTATCAAGCATACATTCATTGCGCAGCATCCGACGCTGTGGGCTCGCATTTGCGATTACGTGCAGCCACCCCATCTTTTCAGACCTGCAACACAATTTTCCCGATATGCGAACTGCTTTCCATGCGCATGTGGGCGGCGCAGGCATCGGCGAGGGCAAATTCCTGATCCAGGACAGGCGCGATTTTGCCCGCCGTCAACATCGGCCAAACCTTTTGGCGCAATTGCCGGGCAATCTCTGCCTTGGCCAGATCGGACTGCGGGCGCAGAGTTGATCCAGTGATCGTCTGCCGCTTCATCATCATCGGTGCGAAATTCACTTCGGCCTTGGGACCTTGCAGAAAGGCGATCTGCACCAACCGCCCGTCGTCGGCCAGTGACCGCAGGTTACGCGCGATATAGTCACCCCCGACCATATCAAGGATCACATCAGCCCCGCCCACGCCCTTTATCACATCAACGAAATCCACCTCACGGTAGTTAATCGCCACTTCGGCCCCAAGTGCGAGGCAGGCCGCGCATTTCTCGTCCGATCCGGCGGTCGTGAACACCCGCGCACCAAAGGCCCGCGCCAGCTGGATTGCCGTGGTGCCGATCCCGCTTGAGCCGCCATGCACAAGGAAGCTTTCGCCCGCCCGCAACCCAGCGCGCATGAACACATTGGACCAGACGGTAAAAAACGTCTCGGGCAGGCAGGCGGCCGCGCGCATCCCCATGCCCCCCGGCACGGGCAGGCAATGCGCAGCCGGTGTGGCGACAAATTCCGCATACCCCCGCCGGGCAGCAAGGCGCAAACCTCATCACCCAGGGCCCATTCGGTCACGCCATCACCAAGGCTCACAACCTCGCCCGAACACTCCAGACCGGGCAAATCACTCGCCCCGTTTGGCGGCGCATAAAGGCCGGCGCGCTGCAAGGCATCAGGGCGATTTACGCCAGCATAGGCCACTTTGATCACAACCTGACCGTGGCCCGCCACGGGCATGGAGCGGTCAGCAATCTGCAAGACATCAGGGCCGCCAGCGGTGGTAATTTCAACAGCGCGCATCGTCTTAGTCATGGGGAGTCCAGTGGCCGGGCAAATCATCGCGGGCGGCACCCTGCGGCGCTTTGACATGGCCAAACAGCTGTCCCAACGGCCCCAGAACAGGCCGCAACAACGGGTTCTCGCGCGCTTGTGCCTTGGCCTTTTCAAACTGCATCACGTTTTCGATGCGCCGGTCGATGAATTCGTCAGTAGCCAGCGCGTCAAAGCTTTGATCACCCAACCAGAACAGCACAACAGACCCGTAAACCGCCGACAGGGTCGCGCGTTTTGTATACCAGTTGATGTCGCGCGATGTGTCACCCAGCGCGGTCCAGATCGCATCCGCCGTGCCCCAGATCAGGCCCGCGCCCGTGGGGGCCAAATGTGGCAGGGCAAACAGCGAGGTGCCACGGCGCACGACCTCCTTGTCGCCCGCAACCTCGAGGCGCAAGCGAATCGCGGTGGCCACCTTGTCGCGGAAACGCATGTTGGCCAGATCGGTCTGGGCTAGGCGCGCGACCATCGCCCGGTCGCCGTCCTCGTGATATAGAACCGCCAGATCCACCGCGCCGCGCGGACAGGCCGCACGCGCCGCCCCCGCATCAACACCCGATTCGGCTACCGCCGCGTCAAACGCCGCCTGCGACCACCCATCAAAGGGCACATGCGGCACGATCGCCTGCAAAAGCACGGATTTGACGGGATCAGGCGCGGGGGTTGGCATGGCGTTCTCCTTGATTGTGGCCAGTGTAGACAAGACGCCGAGCCTTTGCTATACGGCGGCTTCCTGCAAATCCTTGCAAATCCAACTTAGAAAGGTGGTGAAAACCACATGCAGGTTAGTGTTCGTGACAACAATGTCGATCAGGCGCTTCGTGCTCTGAAGAAAAAGCTCCAGCGTGAAGGTGTCTTTCGCGAAATGAAGCTCAAGCAGCATTTCGAGAAGCCCTCCGAGAAAAAGGCGCGCGAGAAGGCCGAGGCCATCCGCCGTCAGCGCAAGCTGGCTCGGAAGAAAGCACAGCGTGAGGGGATGCTCTAAGCAACCTCTGGCACTGAAGAATTAAGGAAACCCCGTGCTTTATAGCGCGGGGTTTTTCGTTAGGTGCAGCACGGTTCGACTGATAGCCTAACGGAAAAAAGAGGATCCCATGGCTCTACTCGCAACACTGCTGATTGCTCTCATCGCACTCCTGCATGTCTATATTATGTGGTTTGAGATGTTCGCATGGGAAAGCCGCGGCCCCAAAGTCTTTGCCAGCCTCGGCAAAGACTTGTTCCCGAAGACCAAAGCCATGGCGGCCAATCAGGGACTTTACAACGGGTTCCTCGCAGCGGGCCTGATCTGGTC
This portion of the Octadecabacter sp. SW4 genome encodes:
- a CDS encoding NAD(P)/FAD-dependent oxidoreductase, which encodes MAIDRKRLAIVGGGYLGSDLAKSLERDMDVTLIERASHFTHAPAMIRAMVDPALLDQALIPYDDLLSRGRVVQGEAASVDGGGVTLTDGQRVDADYVVMATGSANLAPFRTASGNIAELRANNDRWHNALTAAKTVLIIGAGAVGTELAGEIAHAHPDKTVTLVSSDTTLFPQTPGKLGKSLYRKLMRMDVEVILGARADTLPGRDAPEGGRVTLSTGQTIEADLVIPAVGSSALAGLAETLPGAELDVVHRVKVDEWLRPSDLPNVFAAGDMAATGDGMTIVGISRQKPWLEKTLKALSSGKRIEEVKPYAPWGEKAPILVPLGPRRGSAFLMAFTGGDWITRMMKGRDLFLAKYRKLLGQA
- a CDS encoding DUF4453 domain-containing protein, with the translated sequence MVRRVSAVIFLVIWGGAVQAVEICDELWFTRNLVFDHAGNCFQSPLGQAIFDNSDCTVTGAEPDPSEAGIVAQVREMEAKWACAMDTTRTSLRIPNIAARMRMIDLPVAIGFERSCIGYRGPEIALHTGRHQDAPVSGVLRAGDDIQYRFIPVDGWTFVDLDRGDEMGWAVIPEIPDLPCDGVAG
- a CDS encoding YbaB/EbfC family nucleoid-associated protein, which translates into the protein MFKGLGQMGDMAKMMKKAQEMQGKMAELQEEMHNILVTGESGAGLVKATASAKGELKALDIDPSIFKADDKEVVEDLILAAIKDAQQKASDRAQSEMAKLTEGMGLPADMKLPF
- a CDS encoding ribonuclease T2 — encoded protein: MLRFLLPLLLSATLARAEGTAGEFDYYVMSLSWSPNWCALEGDARNSPQCEDGADFGWVLHGLWPQYERGWPDYCPTVRRNPSRADTAAQASLFGSSGSAWYQWNKHGRCSGLSADDYYALARIAYDRITRPAVLRDLDRAVTLPAALIEQAFLRDNPQLTADMITITCRSGRIQEVRICLTRDLDPRTCGADVIRDCTLDDALFDPLR
- a CDS encoding DUF4345 family protein, producing MATDFDAQIRIYGIWFKGVFWLSLWMAFNIKTFGPVLQIVFSVMAIAGVLRIYTIVTAGEFPTTTLVGAVVEIATQLFIPWHRYVLKQELPEQKAGGVLMLQGDTPKQIEY
- a CDS encoding DoxX family protein; this translates as MKYVSIGLRALLTLAFVAAGGAKLVGVEMMVATYDTIGLGQWFRYLTGIVEIVGAVLLWMPNRQVLGAALLGATMVGAVLAHWFVVGPSALPATVLGLLSAAVLFIYRAQIPAYVGRA
- a CDS encoding class I SAM-dependent methyltransferase, whose amino-acid sequence is MRTFKDPAVRKLIKQERIKADTIDLFGETPPAELMADYPLDTEGQRRSATMQQKYAKRGRNIERCWNRIQLYMPELLISQPQDVLELSTAHGAMLEILRHYGHNVMGTDYANMAWSKDGAAMSQFRALNDPDFEREYDDRGNAIDPEKPDWPYRHVVESIDLPMTVFDAGHAPYPFADKSYDMVMCFQAIEHYCHPKDWMVLIDEFCRISRKSVFVLLNRIMPQFREREDYNNAFNEFRHGMRSYSKNGFICTGTFVHWDQALGFKLTAQ
- a CDS encoding LysR family transcriptional regulator, which produces MQHWTELRTALMLARHGTVSAAADALGVHRATVNRHIDTLETEFQTKLFQRHARGYTLTESGQEMLEVAGRADEMFTDLAGRNRGRSATLSGNLIVTALSGIAPLVTSALRDFHSAHPQTKLEYAAIADLARLEHGEAHVAFRAGPKPDTPDYVVTLFRHIRFGLYASRGYIGRHGHPTLDELTRHGFVGSCEQPSRLPFAGWVLEHVGAENIALKTTDQQVVNAAIRDGIGVGFLAEHDASGDPNLVEISPPSQDWSAPIWVVTHVDLHRTEKVQKFLEYIRRTGPKGAAR
- a CDS encoding CDGSH iron-sulfur domain-containing protein, whose translation is MTDLAKIIPAQDGPLIVENPPNLKGSVEADLTGKPKVALCRCGASANKPFCDGTHTKVGFTSAPDRSRLRNTPVNYTGQVNGVEVTVSYTPVLCTHAAQCQARAVAVFNPKQKPWIQPENGTLDAIIDVMAACPSGALRVSVGDQPAQHMTTGDVGIAVEKNGPYHVTNVALEAEFNGAGASRAKYSLCRCGLSKNKPFCDGSHHDAKWSDDSAKPD
- the recR gene encoding recombination mediator RecR, with translation MTQGTQDIDDLIALMAKLPGLGPRSARRAVLHLIKKRGRLLTPLAESMQKVGATARECLNCGNIGTGDICNICTSEKRATGQICVVEDVADLWAMERAAVFKGRYHVLGGTLSALDDIGPEELRIPKLRDRIASENITEVILALGATIDGQTTAHYIADNLPGVSVTSLAQGVPVGGELDYLDEGTITAALNARKAL
- a CDS encoding DUF1013 domain-containing protein → MSDKPIMAKATAVWLCDNTTLTFKQIADFCGFHELEVQGIADGDVAMGVKGFDPIANKQLTQDEIDKAEADPLHKLKLVHNPAADGEEKRRGPRYTPLSKRQDRPASIYWLVKFHPELSDAQVSKLVGTTKPTIQAIRERTHWNINNIDPIDPVALGLCKQSELDAAVQKANAKKAKEGGVMSDDERRKLVSTEQSLGMPDEPKMPSAIAGLETFTLSTDVDEDVEDTSVPDKDTFFNLPDDDDDDDDA
- a CDS encoding NADPH-dependent FMN reductase, with translation MKILAFAATNSRKSINRTLVEHAADQLKSDMLPGAEIEFLDLNDFEMPLYSIDRETEGGIPSEAQAFFDKVGRADAVLVSFAEHNGSITAAWKNIFDWMSRIEMKLWQGKPVVMLAATPGPRAGAGVLGGQEMIAPFFGADVRGKLGIGKWAEAWDGETRTLNRPEDKEALRNALDGLVLETV